In the genome of Nocardioides sp. NBC_00368, the window CTCCAGACACGGCGAACGACCTCTACCGCCTGCGTGCTGCTGCGGAGAGCGCGGCCGCTCAGATGGCGGTCGAGCGGATGACGCCCGAGGGCGTCAAGAAGGTGCAGGCCGCATACGACACACTCACCGACGCGCTGGACGCAGCAGAGGCGAATCCGGCCGAGCTTTCGGTCCTGAACCGCGAGTTCCACTTCGCGATCTACGAGCAGGCCTCACCGCTGGTCGTCCAGTTCCTGGAGCTTCTCTGGCGACGATTCACGCCCCAGGCGACGCTCTTCATGGACGACGCGATCGCCCACGAACTGCACCAGGAGCACCGCAAGATCCTTGATGCCGTGGTCGACGGAGACAGCGTGGCGGCAGGCGAGCTGACCGCGGCGCACATCCTGGGCGCTGCGGACCGCCGCCAGAAGGACCCCGAGCGACGCGCGAAGGGCACCGACGTACGCGAGGACTTCGACGGCAGGGGCCTATCAGGGTGAAGGAAATCCAGGGGTCAGACGCTCGGCCTCGACAAGATGCCCTGCTGAACCACTGACGCGACCAACGCACCGGTCGAGGCGTAGATCTTCCCACGGGCCAGCCCGAGCCCCGACGAGCCGAACTCGCTCTCCTGGACATAGAGACACCACTCCCCTGCAGGCACACTGGCGTGGAACCACATGGCGTGGTCGACGCTGGCCACGGGGATGTGATCGTGGCGCCTGAGCTCACCTCGCGCGTGCAGGATCGTCGGAAGCAGCGAGCGATCCGAGGCGAACGCGAGCACGACGTTGTCCTCGGTAGCCGTCCGAGCGCCCGCTTCGGACCGAAACCAGAAGCAGCGTCGGTCGGCGGCGGAGCCAGGTTCGACGTAGCGGATGTCGAGAGGTCGCGAACTACGCGCCCACTCGGCATCGGGCACCCAGTTGAAGCCGTCAGGGGCCGCACCCGGCACACCTCGCCGCACATGGAGCGGCGGGAGCTCCTCGGGGCCCGGAACGGCCGGCATCGGCTCGTGCGTCGGCTCCTCGGCCCCTACGCGCATGAACGCGGCGCGAACAGAGGCGAGGACCCTCGTACCCTGGACCACGTCCACCGCGCGGGCAGAGATCGAGCGTCCGTCCCGCATCCGGCCGACCCCATACCGCAGGTCCGCGGACGGATCCCCCGGACGCAGGAAGTAGGCATGCAGGGACAACACGGGCCGGTCGCCGGGAACAGTACGTGCGGCCGAGGCCAGCGCCTGAGCGAGAATGTGCCCGCCGTAGACACGGGAGTGATACCCGACCGGGGCATCGCCGACGAATTCGTCGTCGGCGAGCTCTCGCACCTGCAGACGTTCGACGAGCGACCTCGTCGAGAACGGCCGCTCATCAGCTTGGGCCATGGCCACGACTCTTCCTTCCGATCGCGTACGCATGCCGTACCGACGTACGTATGTCGGCAAGCGTGTCAAGAACTCGGGTCGCCCGTCAACCCATACGACTCAATCCTGAACGCCGACGGCGAAACGCCGAGGTGAGCAGCAGCTCACACGGCGCCGCTGTAGCGCAGTTCGGCCGAGATGCTCTCCGCGGCCTGCCGGAGCACCGGGACGTAGCGCTCCTCGAGCTCTTCCCGAGAGACTCGCACGGCATTCGCCGACACGTTGATCGCCGCAGACGCGACCCCGGTGCGGTCCAGGATCGGCGCGGACGC includes:
- a CDS encoding acyl-CoA thioesterase — encoded protein: MAQADERPFSTRSLVERLQVRELADDEFVGDAPVGYHSRVYGGHILAQALASAARTVPGDRPVLSLHAYFLRPGDPSADLRYGVGRMRDGRSISARAVDVVQGTRVLASVRAAFMRVGAEEPTHEPMPAVPGPEELPPLHVRRGVPGAAPDGFNWVPDAEWARSSRPLDIRYVEPGSAADRRCFWFRSEAGARTATEDNVVLAFASDRSLLPTILHARGELRRHDHIPVASVDHAMWFHASVPAGEWCLYVQESEFGSSGLGLARGKIYASTGALVASVVQQGILSRPSV
- a CDS encoding GntR family transcriptional regulator gives rise to the protein MPAQNDSSPPQSRTAYVAARIREDVANGVISPGELIKQTVLAKRYGVSPTPVREAMRSLEADGVLTYAPHRGASVQEMTPDTANDLYRLRAAAESAAAQMAVERMTPEGVKKVQAAYDTLTDALDAAEANPAELSVLNREFHFAIYEQASPLVVQFLELLWRRFTPQATLFMDDAIAHELHQEHRKILDAVVDGDSVAAGELTAAHILGAADRRQKDPERRAKGTDVREDFDGRGLSG